The Nitratidesulfovibrio sp. SRB-5 genome includes a window with the following:
- a CDS encoding glycosyltransferase, with protein sequence MRTIQVVNVRWFNATAWYGMMLARLLREAGHETLVLGLAGTESFERARAWGLDPIPLPLNAANPFTLAGLYGTLHRMVRDFRPHVVNCHRGESFVLWGLLKALHARGPHRFGLVRTRGDQRLPKGNRPNLFLHTRVADAVIATNSVMAEHFTTRMGVPADRVHTIIGGVDESVFRFDAAGRARVRAEYGWADDDFVVGLLGRFDAVKGQRELIETVAGLRAGRWDGTPRPRLRLMLAGFDSATPESTVRGWLREAGIEGISVITGKRPDVAACISAMDLGVVASLWSETIARAALEIMACDRPLVSTTVGVMPDLLPHGALVAPGDVAAMAGAIAHAMDSPPWLEILRAACGLRIESLHRADFLHRTLDVYRDVCRTA encoded by the coding sequence TTGCGCACCATCCAGGTGGTTAACGTGCGCTGGTTCAACGCCACGGCGTGGTACGGCATGATGCTGGCCCGCCTGCTGCGCGAGGCCGGGCACGAAACCCTGGTGCTGGGCCTTGCGGGCACCGAATCGTTCGAGCGCGCCCGCGCCTGGGGGCTGGACCCCATCCCCCTGCCGCTGAACGCCGCCAATCCCTTCACCCTTGCCGGGCTGTACGGCACGCTGCACCGCATGGTGCGCGATTTTCGCCCCCACGTGGTCAACTGCCACCGGGGCGAATCGTTCGTGCTGTGGGGCCTGCTGAAGGCGCTGCACGCGCGCGGGCCGCACCGCTTCGGGCTGGTGCGCACGCGCGGCGACCAGCGCCTGCCCAAGGGCAACCGGCCCAACCTGTTCCTGCACACCCGCGTGGCCGATGCGGTCATTGCCACCAATTCGGTGATGGCTGAACATTTCACCACTCGGATGGGCGTGCCCGCCGACCGGGTCCACACCATTATCGGCGGGGTGGACGAGTCCGTGTTCCGCTTCGACGCGGCGGGCCGCGCCCGTGTGCGTGCCGAATACGGCTGGGCGGACGATGATTTCGTGGTGGGGCTGCTGGGCCGGTTCGACGCGGTGAAGGGCCAGCGCGAACTCATCGAAACCGTGGCGGGCCTGCGCGCGGGCCGCTGGGACGGCACGCCGCGTCCGCGCCTGCGGCTGATGCTGGCCGGGTTCGATTCGGCCACGCCCGAGTCCACGGTGCGCGGCTGGCTGCGCGAGGCGGGCATTGAGGGCATTTCGGTGATCACCGGCAAGCGACCGGACGTGGCCGCGTGCATTTCGGCCATGGACCTTGGCGTGGTGGCCTCGCTGTGGTCAGAGACCATCGCCCGCGCCGCGCTGGAGATCATGGCCTGTGACAGGCCGCTGGTATCCACCACCGTGGGCGTCATGCCCGACCTTTTGCCCCATGGCGCGCTGGTTGCGCCGGGCGACGTTGCCGCCATGGCCGGGGCCATCGCCCATGCCATGGACAGCCCGCCGTGGCTTGAAATACTGCGCGCTGCCTGCGGCCTGCGCATCGAAAGCCTGCACCGGGCGGATTTTCTGCACCGCACCCTTGATGTCTACAGGGACGTTTGCCGCACCGCATGA
- a CDS encoding polysaccharide deacetylase family protein: MSASRPAASAGLKSLPVLMYHYVSRKKNSIAVHPDTFEAHCRAMRRAGWTGISLAEAEAYLLGETSLPPRSALITFDDGFLDNYVYAWPILKKYGHKGVIFAVAGKLEQGAPRPTLDDVRAGRIREDGLPRVDAPFVPHVLGFDERKDLFCNWDEARLMEADGTMAVAAHSHWHHAVFAKPEYTGFHAPAHRSRTFDRVDFAVPWGLPAFAQRPALLHRAFVPDPQLVEAIRAMVPQDKAAAYAFFQDSGKVRELENLVAAFAATPSGLGKPESDADRTARMTRELAACASTLADELGHPVRSLCWPWGAYCDEARDIARAQGFSVFFATTMGPNPPGCAAHVHRFKAKDKPASWLMLRLMLYSLPWLARLYAKVRL, translated from the coding sequence ATGTCCGCATCCCGTCCCGCCGCATCCGCTGGCCTGAAAAGCCTGCCCGTGCTGATGTACCACTACGTCAGCCGCAAGAAGAATTCCATCGCCGTCCACCCCGACACCTTCGAGGCCCACTGCCGGGCCATGCGCCGCGCCGGATGGACCGGCATCAGCCTGGCCGAGGCCGAGGCGTACCTGCTGGGCGAAACCTCGTTGCCGCCGCGCAGCGCGCTGATCACCTTCGACGACGGGTTTCTGGACAACTACGTCTACGCCTGGCCCATCCTGAAGAAGTACGGACACAAGGGCGTCATCTTTGCCGTGGCGGGCAAGCTGGAGCAGGGCGCGCCCCGCCCCACCCTGGACGACGTGCGCGCGGGCCGCATCCGCGAAGACGGCCTGCCCCGCGTGGACGCCCCCTTCGTGCCGCACGTACTGGGTTTTGACGAGCGCAAGGACCTGTTCTGCAACTGGGACGAGGCGCGGTTGATGGAGGCCGACGGCACCATGGCCGTGGCCGCCCACTCCCACTGGCACCACGCCGTGTTCGCCAAGCCGGAATACACGGGCTTTCACGCCCCCGCCCATCGTTCACGCACCTTCGACCGGGTGGACTTTGCCGTGCCGTGGGGGCTGCCCGCCTTTGCCCAACGCCCCGCCCTGCTGCACCGCGCCTTCGTGCCCGACCCGCAACTGGTGGAGGCCATTCGCGCCATGGTCCCCCAGGACAAGGCCGCGGCCTACGCCTTTTTCCAGGATTCCGGCAAGGTGCGTGAACTGGAAAATCTGGTGGCCGCCTTTGCCGCCACGCCGTCCGGCCTTGGCAAGCCGGAATCCGATGCCGACAGAACCGCCCGCATGACCCGCGAACTGGCCGCCTGCGCCTCCACCCTGGCCGACGAACTGGGGCACCCCGTGCGCTCGCTGTGCTGGCCATGGGGCGCCTATTGCGACGAGGCCCGCGACATCGCGCGGGCCCAGGGCTTTTCCGTGTTCTTCGCCACCACCATGGGGCCGAACCCGCCGGGCTGCGCCGCCCACGTCCACCGTTTCAAGGCCAAGGACAAGCCCGCCTCGTGGCTCATGCTGCGCCTGATGTTGTATTCGCTCCCGTGGCTTGCCCGGCTGTATGCCAAAGTACGGCTGTAA
- a CDS encoding threonine aldolase family protein: MSLKSFASDNTSGVHPRILAAMERANAGHARPYGQDPYTEQAKEVFARHFGPDIDMYFVFLGTAANVLGLRAVTRPWHSVVCADVAHINVDECGAPESVTGSKLQVIPSHDGRIRVMDVVPLLHMIGNFHHSQPRVISITQSTELGTVYSPAQIRALADFAHANGMLLHMDGARLANAAAALDVSLAALTRDAGVDVLSFGGTKNGMMFGEAVIFFNPELSREFNFIRKQGMQLISKMRFIAAQFMEMLHDGLWLENARNANAMARLMADSLRGLPHVTITRPVEANAVFARLSPEHIARLQQDFYFYEWDPVLHEVRWMTSFDTTEEDVREFTDAVKALG; this comes from the coding sequence GTGAGCCTCAAGAGTTTCGCCAGCGACAACACCTCGGGCGTGCACCCGCGCATTCTCGCCGCCATGGAACGCGCCAACGCCGGGCATGCCCGCCCCTACGGGCAGGACCCGTACACCGAGCAGGCGAAAGAGGTGTTCGCCCGGCACTTCGGGCCGGACATCGACATGTATTTCGTGTTTCTGGGCACGGCGGCCAACGTGCTTGGGCTGCGCGCCGTGACCCGGCCCTGGCATTCCGTGGTCTGTGCGGACGTGGCCCACATCAACGTGGACGAATGCGGCGCGCCGGAATCGGTGACCGGGTCCAAGTTGCAGGTCATCCCCTCGCACGACGGGCGCATCCGGGTCATGGACGTGGTGCCGCTGCTGCACATGATCGGCAACTTCCACCACAGCCAGCCGCGGGTCATTTCCATCACCCAGTCCACGGAACTGGGCACGGTGTATTCCCCGGCGCAAATCCGCGCCCTGGCCGACTTTGCCCATGCCAACGGCATGCTGCTGCACATGGACGGCGCCCGGCTGGCCAACGCTGCGGCGGCGCTGGACGTGAGCCTTGCGGCGCTGACCCGCGATGCGGGCGTGGACGTGCTGTCCTTTGGCGGCACCAAGAACGGCATGATGTTCGGCGAGGCGGTGATCTTCTTCAACCCGGAACTGTCGCGCGAGTTCAACTTCATCCGCAAGCAGGGCATGCAGCTCATTTCCAAGATGCGCTTCATCGCCGCCCAGTTCATGGAAATGCTGCACGACGGCCTGTGGCTGGAAAACGCCCGCAACGCCAACGCCATGGCCCGACTGATGGCCGACAGCCTGCGCGGCCTGCCGCACGTCACCATCACCCGGCCCGTGGAGGCCAACGCTGTGTTCGCCCGGCTTTCGCCCGAGCACATCGCCCGCTTGCAGCAGGATTTCTATTTCTACGAATGGGACCCGGTGCTGCACGAGGTGCGCTGGATGACCAGCTTCGACACCACCGAAGAAGACGTGCGGGAATTCACCGACGCCGTGAAGGCGCTGGGGTAG
- a CDS encoding autotransporter outer membrane beta-barrel domain-containing protein — protein sequence MVLLLRLWLSQATEPSRRTRSHSARAAAALLFLALLAPGAPLWAANSGGTTETLPGFEFAHSGYVGSFQPGATDATGGNLTIDTGITGPIIGGYSDGGNANGNRVTITGGTHIGEGIYGGFSDGSGNASNNIVTITGGTISYMVFGGYSRGGTATGNTLRIFGNPTLSAGLVGGRVFGPAGDYRTGNTLEIHTLNLQAAGIEGFQHFRFYLPDTVRAGDTVLTVNNGVVIETPSSGPSTAPTTVGVGIEGGGTPLAVNDTVTLIKSTGALYADTGMTNTTTGMAGISSLYTFGLEKIGNSLVARVTSIEQTDESARKSPSEGKAANVALVTQGADLAAGPGMGNARAAAVLGADNMAQAGWAGFGATSGGTSRYATGSHVDMQSFSLMTGLAKRLPVSGADLLVGAFFETSVGSYDSHNETAAGESITARGDSRSAGGGLLGRVEATEGMARGLYAEATVRAGRLSSDYRSDDLNPTLGEAEYDINVAYYGAHAGVGYIWNISEQAWLDLYGKYFWTHTTGADVRILGDPVTFDDVDSYRTRLGARFGYALNKCITPYTGAAWEYEFDGTAHSVVAGVDAPAPTLKGGTGVGEMGIIWKPLPDSGFSLDLGAQGYTGVREGVGGNLSLMYEF from the coding sequence ATGGTCTTGCTCTTGCGCCTGTGGCTTTCACAGGCAACCGAACCTTCGCGGCGCACGCGCAGCCATTCCGCGCGCGCTGCGGCGGCGCTACTCTTTCTCGCGCTGCTCGCGCCGGGCGCGCCCCTGTGGGCCGCCAACTCTGGCGGCACCACCGAAACCTTACCGGGCTTCGAATTCGCGCATTCCGGCTACGTTGGCAGCTTTCAGCCCGGCGCCACTGACGCCACGGGCGGGAACCTCACCATCGACACAGGCATTACCGGCCCCATAATCGGCGGCTACAGCGATGGCGGCAACGCCAATGGCAACCGGGTAACAATCACCGGCGGCACACATATCGGCGAAGGGATATACGGCGGCTTCAGCGACGGTTCAGGCAACGCCAGCAACAACATCGTAACCATCACTGGCGGCACCATAAGCTACATGGTATTCGGGGGGTATTCCCGGGGTGGCACCGCCACCGGCAACACCCTGCGCATTTTCGGCAACCCCACACTGAGCGCTGGTCTTGTTGGCGGTCGCGTGTTTGGCCCCGCCGGTGACTACCGCACCGGCAACACACTGGAAATCCATACCCTGAACCTTCAGGCAGCGGGCATCGAAGGGTTCCAGCACTTCCGCTTCTACCTGCCTGATACGGTCCGGGCGGGCGATACGGTGCTCACCGTGAATAACGGAGTTGTTATCGAGACACCCTCCAGCGGCCCTTCCACCGCCCCTACCACCGTGGGCGTGGGCATTGAGGGCGGCGGAACCCCGCTGGCCGTCAACGACACCGTTACCCTCATCAAAAGCACCGGTGCCCTCTACGCCGACACGGGCATGACCAACACCACAACGGGCATGGCGGGCATTTCCAGCCTCTACACCTTCGGCCTGGAAAAAATCGGCAACAGCCTGGTGGCCCGGGTTACCAGCATTGAGCAGACGGACGAAAGCGCGCGCAAATCCCCGTCCGAGGGCAAGGCGGCCAACGTCGCCCTTGTGACACAGGGCGCGGACCTTGCGGCCGGGCCGGGCATGGGCAACGCGCGCGCGGCAGCCGTCCTTGGCGCGGACAACATGGCGCAGGCAGGCTGGGCTGGCTTTGGCGCCACGTCCGGCGGCACATCCCGCTATGCAACCGGCTCTCACGTGGACATGCAGAGCTTCTCGCTCATGACCGGTCTGGCCAAACGCCTGCCGGTAAGCGGCGCGGACCTGCTTGTGGGGGCCTTCTTCGAAACAAGCGTCGGCTCCTACGACAGCCACAACGAAACGGCTGCGGGCGAAAGCATCACGGCCCGGGGCGACAGCCGGTCCGCTGGCGGCGGCCTGCTGGGCCGGGTGGAAGCCACCGAAGGCATGGCGCGCGGGCTGTACGCCGAGGCAACGGTGCGCGCGGGCAGGCTCAGTTCCGACTACAGGAGCGACGACCTGAACCCCACGCTGGGAGAAGCCGAGTACGACATCAACGTCGCCTACTACGGTGCGCACGCGGGCGTGGGGTATATCTGGAACATCAGCGAACAGGCCTGGCTTGACCTGTACGGCAAGTACTTCTGGACGCACACCACGGGGGCGGACGTGCGCATACTGGGCGACCCGGTAACGTTCGACGACGTGGATTCGTACCGCACCCGCCTTGGGGCGCGCTTTGGCTACGCGCTGAACAAATGCATCACGCCGTACACCGGCGCGGCATGGGAATATGAATTCGACGGCACGGCGCACAGCGTGGTGGCCGGAGTTGACGCACCCGCGCCAACCCTGAAGGGCGGCACGGGCGTGGGCGAGATGGGCATCATATGGAAGCCCCTGCCGGACAGCGGCTTTTCGCTCGACCTTGGCGCACAGGGCTACACCGGCGTACGCGAAGGCGTGGGCGGCAACCTGTCGCTGATGTACGAGTTCTGA